CCAGCGCCACCATTTGTTCCCTGGATTCCCCGCCGTCGAGCACGGCAACCGAATTCCTGTTTTTCCGGATAATCGAAGGCTTGTCCTTAAAATAATATTCAAAATAACGCGCCGTATTGTTACTCCCGGTCGCAATCACCGCGTCGAAGTTTTCTAGTTTCCCGTCAGTAAACGAAATCAGTTCTGCAAATCCGGCGTCGACCGCGATAAGGTAATTGGCAAGGAAAGGCAGGAGTTTCTGGTCATTCGACGACAGTTTCACCAGCGCCCTGTGTCCGCTGAGCAGTACGCACAGCACATCGTGAAATCCGACCAAAGGGATATTTCCTGCCAGAATAAGGGCGACTGTTTTTGGTTCGTGCGGTTCAATTGGGTACTGCGAAAGCCATTTTTCAAGATTTTCCAGTGTCAAAGCCTCCGCCCACGCGCTGATTGCGAAATGTACCTGCTCCGGAGTATACCAGCCATTGTGCGATTGTGATAACTGGATCAGATCAGCAAAAGCGGAAAAAAACAATTCGTTGTGCGGCACCTCATGGTTCGCGACATTGCCATTTGCGGAAAATTGTGACAGGAATTTGCCCAGCGTCACCAAAGCCGCTTTTTTATCTGCTAAAGTCATAGATGATTTGCTTATGAATTGTTTTGGATGTAATTTTGCGCAAAATTAGTTCATTTTGGTACAGGGTACAAGTTGCATGCAACGCTTTTCCATTGCCCTCACCATTGAACACTAAAATCTGAAAAATGGCCATCATCATAACTGACGAATGCATCAATTGCGGAGCCTGCGAGCCGGAATGCCCAAATACGGCGATATATGAAGGTGCGGACGACTGGCGTTACAAAGACGGCACGGCGCTGCGCGGGAAGGTTGTTTTGCCATCTGGTGAGACCGTGGATGCCGACGACCCGCAAACCCCGATCTCAGACGACATTTACTACATCGTGCCCGGAAAATGCACTGAATGTAAAGGGTTTCACGAAGAGCCACAGTGCGCCGCCGTTTGTCCGGTTGACTGTTGCGTACCTGACGACAACCATGTTGAAAGTGAAGAGACATTGCTAAACCGGCAGGCGTTTCTCCATAATGAATAAAAAAAATCCTGAGTTATGCTCAGGATTTTTCGTTTAAGGGGCAGGTATTTATTTTACTTTTGTGAAGGTTTGCGTACTTACCTTATCTGACCTGTCGTCGTAGGTCTCCAGGATCAGGTTGCCGTTGGTATCAAAGTATCCGATTGAGGTCTGGTCTTTGCCACGATAAATGTAACTGTTCGTTGACGTTTTCCTGAGTAAGGCAGGTTTCTGGAACGAAGGTGCATTGACCGTGTAGCCCTGTGCGTCTAATTTTACGTCATATTTGACGCCGTTTGACTCATAATATGATGAACGGTCGACGTCGACGGTACGCGTACTGCCGTCAGGGTTGGTGATCTGCGTGGTTGAGGTAACCTCTACCGGTGTAGGCTTTAAGTCTTTGTTGAGTTCTTTCGACTCGGCATTCTGAAGTTCAATATTCTGGACTTCCTGAACATTTTCCTTTTTAACTTGTTTCTTTTCTCCGTCTGAGTCTTTGACGGTTGTCACCGTGGTTTTGGTCACATTGGTGATGTTCTTGTTTTGTGCCACTGCGTTCAGTCCGAACAGCATCATCGCGCTTAAAAGTATCTTTTTCATAATGTTTAGTTTTCTGATTTATACCTGACAAAACTACGAGCCGTTTGTGCGAAATGTGTTACGGAATTTCTTTGAAATTTATCAGAATGAACAACATCACGACGATATTAACCCGGATTTCTTAAATCTAAAATCGCTATATTTGCGGACTTTTAAAAAAAATACCTTTCAATGAAAGCAGGAATTGTCGGATTACCGAATGTAGGAAAATCAACTTTGTTCAATTGTTTATCCAATGCCAAAGCCCAAAGCGCAAACTTTCCGTTTTGTACCATCGAACCGAATATCGGCGTGGTAAATGTGCCGGACCCGCGTATCGCGAAACTCGAAGAGTTGGTGAAGCCGGAACGTGTCGTTATGGCAACCGTGGATATCGTTGACATCGCAGGACTGGTGAAGGGTGCGAGTAAAGGGGAGGGGCTTGGTAACCAGTTTTTGGGAAATATCCGGGAATGTAATGCCATCATCCATGTATTGCGGTGTTTCGACAATGACAATATCGTTCACGTAGACGGCAACGTCAACCCGATCCGCGATAAGGAAACCATCGACATCGAGCTGCAACTCAAAGACCTCGAAACCGTAGATAAAAGGCTCGAAAAAGTAAAGCGCGCCGCCAAGACAGGGAACAAGGAAGCCCAGACGGAAGAAACGCTGCTGAACCGCGTCCGCGAAGCACTATTGCAGGCCAAGTCTGCGCGTACCGTTCAGCCTAACAATAATGATGAGGAAGAATTGATGCAGGATTTCCAACTGATTACATCCAAGCCGGTATTGTATGTATGCAACGTCGACGAGGGGTCTGCCGCAACCGGGAATGCCTACGTGGAGCAGGTACGGGAACTCGTTAAGGACGAGAATGCGGAAGTCATTGTCCTCGCTGTTGGCACTGAAGCTGATATCACTGAACTGGAAACGTATGAGGAACGCAAGATGTTCCTGGAAGATCTCGGACTGGAAGAGCCGGGCGCATCGGTGCTGATCCGTGCGGCGTACAAGTTGCTGCAGCAACAAACGTATTTCACCGCCGGCGTTAAGGAAGTCAGGGCCTGGACCGTCAATATCGGGGCCACAGCGCCACAGGCAGCCGGCGTCATCCATACCGATTTTGAAAAAGGGTTCATCCGCGCAGAAGTGATCGCCTATGACGATTATGTACAATACGGTTCCGAAGCCAAGGTAAAAGAAGCCGGGAAATTCCGCGTCGAAGGCAAGGAATATATTGTCAAGGATGGCGACGTCATGCATTTCAGGTTTAACGTGTAATCGGACAGTAAAATCCGATGGTTCAGGAAATTCGAAATAATTCCTAGGACGGATCAATATCTTACAGACCCTTCAATTCAATTTTTATGAAAATCATCTCGTTCGCAGGCTCAAACAGTTCGAAATCCATAAACCGGAAATTATCTGCATATGCCGCAGGTCTTTTCGACAACGCGGAAGTGGAATTACTGGACATTAACGACTATGAGATGCCGCTGTACAGTCAGGACCGTGAGGATGAAATCGGGCAGCATCCTCTGGCCCAGGCGTTCCTTGACAAGCTCGCTTCCGCAGAGGTGATCGTGCTGTCCCTGCCCGAGAACAACGGAAATTATTCTGCGGCCTTTAAGAACCTTTTCGACTGGTGCTCCCGCATCACCAAGGAAGTTTTTCAAAATAAACCG
The nucleotide sequence above comes from Flavobacterium magnum. Encoded proteins:
- a CDS encoding acyl-CoA reductase, translated to MTLADKKAALVTLGKFLSQFSANGNVANHEVPHNELFFSAFADLIQLSQSHNGWYTPEQVHFAISAWAEALTLENLEKWLSQYPIEPHEPKTVALILAGNIPLVGFHDVLCVLLSGHRALVKLSSNDQKLLPFLANYLIAVDAGFAELISFTDGKLENFDAVIATGSNNTARYFEYYFKDKPSIIRKNRNSVAVLDGGESREQMVALGEDIFRYFGLGCRNVSKIFIPRDYDFDRFFNGMFPYSDVIKYEKYANNYDYNKAVFLMSNFKLLDNEFLTIKEDPGYASPISSVFYEYYDDLTSIKSKLGNDRDQIQCIVSNNLIENSVGFGQTQKPQLWDYADDVDTMAFLLSLR
- a CDS encoding 4Fe-4S dicluster domain-containing protein, whose amino-acid sequence is MAIIITDECINCGACEPECPNTAIYEGADDWRYKDGTALRGKVVLPSGETVDADDPQTPISDDIYYIVPGKCTECKGFHEEPQCAAVCPVDCCVPDDNHVESEETLLNRQAFLHNE
- the ychF gene encoding redox-regulated ATPase YchF codes for the protein MKAGIVGLPNVGKSTLFNCLSNAKAQSANFPFCTIEPNIGVVNVPDPRIAKLEELVKPERVVMATVDIVDIAGLVKGASKGEGLGNQFLGNIRECNAIIHVLRCFDNDNIVHVDGNVNPIRDKETIDIELQLKDLETVDKRLEKVKRAAKTGNKEAQTEETLLNRVREALLQAKSARTVQPNNNDEEELMQDFQLITSKPVLYVCNVDEGSAATGNAYVEQVRELVKDENAEVIVLAVGTEADITELETYEERKMFLEDLGLEEPGASVLIRAAYKLLQQQTYFTAGVKEVRAWTVNIGATAPQAAGVIHTDFEKGFIRAEVIAYDDYVQYGSEAKVKEAGKFRVEGKEYIVKDGDVMHFRFNV
- a CDS encoding NADPH-dependent FMN reductase, with the translated sequence MKIISFAGSNSSKSINRKLSAYAAGLFDNAEVELLDINDYEMPLYSQDREDEIGQHPLAQAFLDKLASAEVIVLSLPENNGNYSAAFKNLFDWCSRITKEVFQNKPMLLMATSPGQRGGKSVLEIAQANLPRYGGNIKAVFSLPSFYENFDLGTNRISNATLDTELRETVSKFPV